A DNA window from Fragaria vesca subsp. vesca linkage group LG3, FraVesHawaii_1.0, whole genome shotgun sequence contains the following coding sequences:
- the LOC101295786 gene encoding uncharacterized protein LOC101295786: MPQGSFTPRSSAYLDALTQEIEKKLQRALASPSLRRNLLQELFTDIALEIDERAKDIILSGEDDAISPAEDCIYDQLCFHDVLADYYVWVPESGKRILDLIVQLWSQSFASHIFALLFHKWLFEVQLDNSEVLLRFSSALVQGATNVFWIDIQSNMRRFESLFIYLLEDVALESTLLNKIPVQVQRDLYLLLSRFIFFYNKVDKLESFLRQFPVFPNAFLVGGPADFFVIELADQLQKLKVEPVLLHYFSHIKVLQGMELRMATSTRLKTCLYSFTSPGGPMYPTRAVRHAAWDALDFLFPVGRYPRHLISLFFRLLYPWYWPSSCWNFVMDCIKAVLYSLLGLIYSSLEKLKRPKF; the protein is encoded by the exons ATGCCGCAAGGTTCTTTCACGCCGCGGAGCTCTGCCTATCTCGACGCTCTCACTCAAGAAATCGAGAAGAAGCTCCAGCGG GCCCTAGCTTCTCCATCACTGCGGCGCAACCTGTTGCAGGAGTTGTTTACTGACATTGCGTTAGAGATTGATGAGCGGGCCAAAG ATATAATTCTCAGCGGGGAAGATGATGCTATTTCTCCTGCAGAGGATTGCATTTATGATCAGCTATGCTTTCATGATGTGCTTGCTGACTATTATGTTTGGGTACCTGAGAGTGGAAAACGCATCCTCGATCTGATTGTCCAACTCTGGAGCCAGTCATTTGCATCTCACATTTTCGCCTTGTTATTTCACAAATGG CTTTTTGAAGTTCAACTTGACAACTCTGAAGTTCTACTGCGGTTCTCATCTGCTCTTGTTCAAGGTGCTACAAATGTTTTCTG GATTGACATTCAGTCAAATATGCGGCGATTTGAATCCCTCTTTATT TATCTTCTCGAGGATGTTGCTTTGGAATCCACCCTGTTAAATAAAATTCCTGTACAG GTCCAGCGTGATCTGTATCTTTTACTTTCAAGGTTCATATTCTTTTATAACAAAG TTGACAAACTTGAGAGCTTCTTAAGGCAATTTCCTGTTTTCCCGAATGCTTTTCTGGTTGGTGGTCCTGCAGACTTCTTTGTTATTGAACTTGCAGATCAG CTTCAAAAACTGAAGGTGGAACCGGTATTGCTCCATTACTTCTCACACATTAAAGTTCTCCAGG GTATGGAGCTGAGAATGGCCACAAGTACAAGATTAAAGACTTGTTTGTATAGCTTCACTTCTCCTGGTGGTCCAATGTACCCTACAAGAGCTGTTCGTCATGCTGCCTGGGATGCTTTAGATTTTCTTTTTCCA GTTGGGCGATACCCTCGACATCTCATAAGTCTGTTCTTCCGATTGTTGTATCCATGGTACTGGCCCTCTTCTTGTTGGAATTTTGTGATGGATTGCATAAAGGCAGTATTGTATTCGCTATTGGGCTTAATCTATTCAAGTTTAGAGAAGCTGAAAAGGCCGAAGTTTTAA
- the LOC101296073 gene encoding THO complex subunit 4-A-like codes for MDHLNMSLDDIIKTSKKPGSGNNRGGRGRAASGPGPARRLPNRAGNRATPYGGAKAPESTWQHDMFADQGAAYSAAPAGRASAIETGTKLYISNLDYGVSNEDIKELFVEVGDLKRYGVHYDRSGRSKGTADVVFSRRQDAVAAVKRYNNVMLDGKPMKIEIVGTNISTPGAPLALPPAANGAFRNSNGAPRGGQGRGGAFNRPRGGAGRGPRRGRGGRGRGGRTGEKVSAEDLDAELEKYHATAETMQE; via the exons ATGGATCATCTAAACATGTCCCTCGACGACATCATCAAGACCTCCAAGAAACCCGGATCCGGCAACAACCGCGGCGGCCGCGGCCGGGCTGCCTCAGGTCCCGGACCCGCCCGCCGCTTGCCCAATCGCGCCGGAAATCGTGCGACGCCGTACGGCGGCGCCAAG GCGCCGGAGTCCACGTGGCAGCACGACATGTTCGCGGATCAGGGAGCGGCTTACAGTGCAGCTCCGGCTGGCAGAGCCTCCGCCATCGAAACTGGAACCAAGCTCTACATCTCTAATCTCGACTATGGCGTCTCCAACGAGGACATCAAG GAGCTGTTTGTTGAGGTTGGTGACCTGAAACGCTATGGGGTGCATTACGACAGAAGTGGCAGATCCAAG GGAACCGCAGATGTAGTCTTCTCACGAAGACAGGATGCTGTGGCTGCTGTTAAAAGATACAACAATGTGATGCTTGACGGGAAACCGATGAAGATAGAGATTGTAGGAACAAACATCTCAACACCTGGTGCGCCTCTCGCTCTGCCTCCAGCTGCAAATGGTGCTTTCAGAAATTCAAATGGAGCTCCCCGGGG TGGACAGGGTAGAGGTGGTGCTTTCAACCGCCCTCGTGGTGGGGCTGGCCGTGGTCCTAGACGGGGCCGTGGTGGACGTGGAAGAGGAGGGCGTACTGGTGAAAAGGTTTCTGCTGAAGACCTTGATGCTGAGCTGGAGAAGTACCATGCAACTGCAGAAACAATGCAAGAGTAG